The DNA segment CCGTATTTAATACCGGAGCCATATAGCAGTGAAGTAAACAGAACTAAAAACCATAGCTGACTTGCACTAGAATCAAAAATTCCGATTATAATACCGATAGTGGCAAAGAAAACAGATGCCAGTGCAAAAATATTTGTAAACCAATTAGGTGATTTTATTTTATTAATAATTTTGATTCTTAGTAGTATACCAATCAGAAAACCACTATTTATAAGGAGTAACATGGTAAATAAGAAAACATCGGACCAATCGTGTGCTACCTGCTGCGAGTATAAAATTAGAGTAGTATTTACCAAAGTGAGATAAACCAACCATAAAGGTGAAAAATTGGCAACAATAACCCAAATAGTTACGAACATTGTCCAGCCCAGGAAAAAGTCATAAGCATTTGCGCCTGTCTGGTAAATTTGTCCGAAAACTGCGAATAATACACCTACTAATACAGTTGCTCCGGTAATAATAATATTTTTTATATCGATATTTATCTTTGAAAGTAGAACAACCCCGGTCGTTATCACAATGAGACTTTCTATTATTCCAAGCTTGATAAACTTATGCAAATCTGCCCAGTTATAGGCGAAGAAAAATACTATTCCG comes from the Bacteroidota bacterium genome and includes:
- a CDS encoding DUF2157 domain-containing protein — its product is MIKIKREDLHIIGRHSNLPENEAEKILKRNIYNNVEDWKKFLRLFIISLGIGFTTAGIVFFFAYNWADLHKFIKLGIIESLIVITTGVVLLSKINIDIKNIIITGATVLVGVLFAVFGQIYQTGANAYDFFLGWTMFVTIWVIVANFSPLWLVYLTLVNTTLILYSQQVAHDWSDVFLFTMLLLINSGFLIGILLRIKIINKIKSPNWFTNIFALASVFFATIGIIIGIFDSSASQLWFLVLFTSLLYGSGIKYGLNIKSGFYLSIIPFSVIVIISALLIKISEDEAMFFFVSLFIITSVTLVIKNLINLQKKWNNG